CCTGTGGCAGTTGGTGAAACGTCGAATGCAACCCTGTATCTTGGTGTACAAGAGATTCAGCTTGATAAGGTTCCAGGCTTTCTCGAGACCGACGAGGTCCTCCGATGTCACCGGACACAATTGggcgtgcagctcctcaaGATGGGAGCACTGTCCAAGCTGTCCAAGCTGAGCAATAGCAGTAAACGACATCAACAACACTTTGATGGATTGTGCTTGCCCGATCCCTTGAAATCCGTCATCGTCAACGGCCGTGCTGAAAATGTTCAAGATCTCCAAGCTCTTGCAATCCGACAGACACTGCATTGACGAGACAGGCGTCTCGGCGATGTCgaggcggcgaagctgctggagcgcccCTATCCTGTCGAGGGATCTCACTGAAGACTTGTACAAGACTAGTCCCTGTATTTTCGTGCAACTCAGAAGAGGGCTGATGTCAGCTACCGAGGTCTTGGCAAGATCAACCTCTTGCAACGACTTTGCATCGCACAACCCAGCAATGCCCTCCGAAGTCACCTTGGACGACCACATGTCGAGCAGTCGCAGATCCTTGCACACACCCAGATCGTTGACATCGGAGACGTCGCAGTGCGTCAACGTCACATCCGTCAGCGCCGATGCGTTCGTCACACCGAAGAAAGCCCTCTTCTCATTCAAGCGGCTGAACTTCACCTCGAACCGCTGAAGGGATGCGCTTTTCAAAATCAGCCTCAGCGAGGTCACATCAGTATTTgacagcagaagaaggcgcagcgTTGGAAGCCGCTCGAGACCGGCAACCCCGGCCTGGTCGACCAACGAACCTTCCAGGTCAAGACTCCACAGATTtcggcagtgctgcaacTCCGTGACGTCGGTGACACGGGGGTGTGCCAATGACAAATTTTGCAGCATTTGAAGTCGCCAAAATCCCTCCAGGCCAGCGGAGTCCACTAAGGTactctgcagcgacagcgtctTGAGGGAGCGAGCTTCTGCCAGAAAGGAAACATCATGaatgttgttgttgtctaGAATCAAGTGCTTGAGCGTCAGCAGGCGTGACAGGCCAGCAATGCCTTTGCTCGTCACATGGGTCTTGGCGAGATTCAAGTAGATGAGGCTCTGGCTCTTCCCCAAGCAGTTGACATCGCTCACAAGCGTGGAGGACAAATCAAGTCTGGTCAAGTAGGGCAACGTGTGCAGCCTGTCTACCCCGTCTGAGGTGACTTGCGCGTTTGAGAGTTGAATGAGCTGCAGCCCTTTTCCCGCCGCGAGGCCCTGGGCGTTGGTGATGCGCGTCCTCGCAAGGAACAGCTCCTCCAAACATGGCAACTGACCGAGGTGTGGAACATCTGCGTCCTTGACGTTGCAGCCGCTCAAATGCACAGTGCGCAAGGAGCAGCATCGTTCAATCCCTGCGCAGTCAAAGTTACCCGTGCAGTTCGTCATGACcagcttgcgcagctgttGCAGGACGCCCAAGTGGGAAAGTGAGATCCGATTCCATGGCGGCAATGGCTCCTCGTTTCCCTGTCCTTCTGCAATGCCAATCATCACAACAGAGTGAGGGTGCACTGCTACGTTGTGTAGCAGTAGTTCCTCGATTCAGGGTGCGAGAGTGAACAGCTGAAGCCACGGCAAACCTATTCTGGCCATCTCCACCACCCGCAGggtagcagcgctgctgtacagAACTGACAGAAGGTCGTTCAAGGGGACTTTGGCTGCCTTGATTCGGAGCTCCTCGAGCCCTTGCGCAACGGCCAGACACGACAGGCGCTCCGGTggtgtgggggagagagttGAGCCATTGATTTCCAAGAACTCTACACGACCCACGGAAAGCAACTCCCCTAGAGAGCAGTTCAGCCGTGGTACATCGCTGATGCTGGCGGTCTCGCTCTTCGGCGCCGCAGGTGCGTGAAGGTTTCCTCAGCAGCACACCGACAACGAACACTCCATGCACTTGGATAGCTTGAATGACGGAGGCAGCCGAACCGTTTCTAATCCAGGGGTGGCTTCGTCCGCGCAGGCGGTGCTCGATGCTGGTCGAGAGGCACCAGTGCACCTCAGTAGCCACCAATGGCACAGTCGCATACCTTGGACGTCGTTGATATCGCATCGAAGTCGTGATCGACTGCCTCGCTGCAAGGTGGTGGGAGCTGCGACCCTGAACCGATTGAACGAGAGACATAGCCCTTGCGGCGACCTCTCCCTTGACCTGCGCGCCTGAGGCGAAGAGCATACCCAGGCCCCGTCTTGGCCGGGAAGGTGCTCCGAAATGAGTATCGATGCGTCCGCAGAGATGTAGTCCATGGAAAAAGCTACAGTCTTTGATTCTACGAGTCGAAATATGCGCGAAACGCAAAGACCAAAGAACAGCGAGGGAAGTTGGAGTGTTAAGAACAAATGTGGCGCTTGTCGGTAatgcaagagagaaagaggcgcataAGACATGGTGCGCGACTAAAAAGCGTTTTTCAGCCACCGAGCGCAGGCCGTTAGCGTGGAAGCTGTTTTTCCCTGCTTCACTTTTCGTCTATGTCATTAGGGTGGCTTACACGTTCACTTCGCTTCACTGCTTTGTCATCCAAAAAAGATTAACGTGCTCCAGCTCGCACTCGTGCACGTCACCGGCGATGACGAGGGAGTGCAACGGCGCGCCGAAGTCAACACTGAGCAGATCCTTCATCGTACCCGCTACCACTTGCTGAGATGCAGAGCCGACGCGTGCTACACCCACCGCGAACGTCGAGCCATCTGCGGCTACAGCGCCACCCTGCTTGtacccctccacctccaggATCTGCTCAACGGCCTGCTTGATCGACATGTAGCGTGGTGGCTCGTAGATCTTGCGCCCACGCGCAAGATTCTCGTCAGAGATCTCCTTTACCTTGATGTCGAGGAGCACTAAAGTGTGAATCCCGGCAGCTCTGTTGCTCCGTAGACGCTCGTACCAGGAGTCTGGACGCCACGTCTCTGTCCAGAAACACAGGGAAATGACTTGGCCAAACCTGTAAAGCTGCAGACCACAACAACCCACAGCGTTAATGATGGAGGCATTGTGGACGACTTTGCTCTCAATTCCCTGCTCGTTGCAGCGCACAATCAGGTCTGAATGCGTTGTCGCACCAAAAACGTCGCCGACAACAAGAAGAACCACTTTCTTCACCTTCGCGTTGTCCAGAACAACCCCGCTCTCCACCATCTCCCTGTCGGCAATGATAACGGGTTTGCCGTAGATGCCAGCCAGCTCCTCTGCATTGTTGTTGATGAGGAAAGAGGTGTAGGCCTCTAGAAAAACAATATCCGCCTCCTTGACAGCGTTCATGCCCTTCATAGTGATGTCGGAGGCATCGCCAAGGCCAATCCCGACCAAGGTGAACATCTGCAGTGAATGCTATGGCAGAACGCCGCGAGTACGAAGCCTCAGGGCAATTGAGGTGGGTCAGTGGAAGAATAGAAATGGAAGTAGGTTCTGAAGAAAGAAGGCACGTGGGCTTCGAACACCCGATaggaaggcagagagcagGAAACCCTCTCACGGCGACAGAGTAGCTTGCATGCACACGTGATGGCGACGCTGAGGGGTCCGCCGCTTAAACATTTGGCATGGTTTACTATCGCCGCCCTAAGTTCAAACATGAATCGATAGCACTCACCAGTACTTGCTGTCAGAGAGAAACGGAG
The DNA window shown above is from Leishmania panamensis strain MHOM/PA/94/PSC-1 chromosome 31 sequence and carries:
- a CDS encoding diphthine synthase-like protein (TriTrypDB/GeneDB-style sysID: LpmP.31.1540), with the translated sequence MFTLVGIGLGDASDITMKGMNAVKEADIVFLEAYTSFLINNNAEELAGIYGKPVIIADREMVESGVVLDNAKVKKVVLLVVGDVFGATTHSDLIVRCNEQGIESKVVHNASIINAVGCCGLQLYRFGQVISLCFWTETWRPDSWYERLRSNRAAGIHTLVLLDIKVKEISDENLARGRKIYEPPRYMSIKQAVEQILEVEGYKQGGAVAADGSTFAVGVARVGSASQQVVAGTMKDLLSVDFGAPLHSLVIAGDVHECELEHVNLFWMTKQ